A window from Pichia kudriavzevii chromosome 5, complete sequence encodes these proteins:
- a CDS encoding uncharacterized protein (PKUD0E03780), which yields MQNSPQDSYIHASSNETSPLSNEDIIAQKILKRAEIAKMTRQLKEKLLRVGLKVRDQNSISGNDDNNAHPHQLNSSTSSTPMSSPSKSLSEDVANDITATAISNIQNSKLLTPTKSRLSLDGNNISLSSLTPATISPLKRKRSMMYRTNSHYEQHDDTLVSPLKRSNTTGMLNSSPFDMTSSPYQFTRGSLLVTPQSLPHSSTNNATQPPKTPPLKQFDIFQTVQRSSEIKLVTKSNTLKPSNEFQNENSRRMSPKKKLLPPLQQDPDLNRTIQADQPWDENTPSLQMNPDKEQSTNSLLSTPRASTSKNNQDDGADLLLFLSNSPARTFNNKEQRDINKMLAIPTTPKANNSNHNIISIGGSGLESTPLRNGFLSPTQNSMMQPLLGTPIGINLLSNNNNNNQHGRFQAPATPNNRLSSNSHKNVNRTPGFSMSDYINFTPSPRVARTPDYYQHSYNIYTKNLMNVSKDLNNITNIKEDEEL from the coding sequence ATGCAAAATTCACCGCAAGATTCATATATACATGCGTCTTCAAACGAAACCTCCCCACTTTCCAATGAGGATATTATTGctcaaaagattttgaaaagggCTGAAATTGCTAAAATGACCAGacaattgaaggaaaaactaCTTAGAGTTGGTTTAAAAGTCCGGGATCAAAACTCTATTTCTGGTAATGACGACAATAACGCCCATCCACACCAATTGAACTCGAGCACTTCCTCAACGCCAATGAGTTCCCCTTCGAAAAGCCTGAGTGAAGATGTCGCCAACGATATTACAGCAACCGCAATATCAAATATccaaaactcaaaattgTTGACCCCAACAAAATCCAGGTTAAGTTTGGATGGTAACAATATATCTCTTTCCTCATTAACGCCTGCTACCATATCTCCCCTAAAGAGGAAACGTTCTATGATGTATAGAACAAACTCACACTATGAGCAACATGATGATACTCTCGTATCTCCATTGAAAAGGTCCAATACCACCGGTATGCTGAACTCCTCTCCATTTGATATGACAAGTAGCCCTTACCAGTTTACGAGGGGGTCCTTACTTGTAACCCCACAATCTCTTCCTCATTCTTCAACTAATAATGCAACACAGCCTCCTAAAACACCACCATTGAAGCAGTTTGACATCTTCCAAACTGTCCAGAGATCATCAGAGATTAAACTTGTAACCAAATCTAACACTTTGAAACCTTCCAACGAAttccaaaatgaaaactCGAGAAGAATGAGCCctaaaaagaaactattACCTCCTTTGCAGCAAGATCCAGATTTAAATAGAACAATACAAGCAGATCAACCATGGGATGAAAATACACCTTCACTGCAAATGAACCCAGACAAGGAACAATCGACTAACAGTTTACTGTCCACTCCAAGGGCTTCAACTAGCAAAAACAACCAAGATGATGGTGCTGATTTACTTTTGTTCTTATCAAATTCGCCAGCGAGAacattcaacaataaagaACAACGGGATATTAATAAGATGTTGGCTATTCCAACAACACCAAAGGCAAATAATAGTAACCATAATATTATCAGCATTGGTGGCAGTGGGTTAGAGTCTACCCCTCTAAGAAATGGTTTCTTATCTCCAACACAAAATTCGATGATGCAACCTCTACTAGGCACACCAATTGGAATAAATCTCTTAagtaataacaataataataatcaaCATGGAAGGTTCCAAGCTCCTGCTACCCCGAACAATAGATTATCTAGTAACTCTCATAAGAATGTCAACAGAACTCCTGGGTTTAGCATGAGTGATTATATCAATTTCACCCCATCACCGAGAGTCGCAAGAACCCCAGATTATTATCAGCATTCATATAATATATACACtaaaaatttgatgaatgtTAGTAAGGACTTGAATAACATCACAAACATCAAAGAAGATGAGGAGTTGTAG
- a CDS encoding uncharacterized protein (PKUD0E03790; similar to Saccharomyces cerevisiae YHR179W (OYE2); ancestral locus Anc_5.58): MASELADSNLFKPIKLGSIELKNRLVYAPTTRFRNSTDFVATDSMLEYYTRRAKNNGGLLITEATFAAPEFGLYERGPMIKTPEQVKAWKKIVDSVHEQGSYIAIQVWNLGRTADPACLKKHGLPFVSASDFYFDEASKKAAIECGNELRALTIPEIKAMVDEYVACAKRCVDEAGFDIVEIHGAHMYLLDQFLQESSNQRTDEYGGSIENRARFMLEVVDAVVAAIGADKVAIRLSPYAEFQGALGYKSRINPIVTWGYVLSELERRAKEGNRLAYVSVVEPRVSGIFDNPDAAKIDFTWPDLIWKGPIIRAGGYLDPENLSKLANAVNKDDHTLIATARYYTSNPDLVNRLKNGYPLTPYNRADFYRIGSNIGYLNYTAYGEEEDHTKDDVEPKALF, translated from the coding sequence ATGGCCTCCGAGTTAGCAGATTCCAATTTATTCAAACCAATTAAGCTAGGTTCCATTGAGTTGAAGAACAGGTTGGTGTATGCACCAACTACTAGATTCAGAAACTCAACTGATTTTGTTGCTACAGATTCCATGTTGGAATACTACACCAGAAGAGCAAAGAATAATGGTGGTTTGCTGATTACTGAAGCTACCTTTGCGGCACCTGAGTTTGGTTTATACGAACGTGGTCCAATGATCAAGACCCCAGAACAAGTCAAGGCATGGAAGAAGATTGTCGATTCTGTCCATGAACAAGGTTCATACATTGCGATCCAAGTTTGGAATTTAGGCAGAACAGCTGATCCGGCATGTCTAAAGAAGCATGGGTtaccttttgtttctgcATCTGATTTCTATTTTGATGAAGCTTCCAAGAAGGCCGCAATTGAATGTGGTAATGAACTTAGGGCTCTTACCATTCCAGAAATCAAAGCAATGGTCGATGAATATGTTGCATGTGCAAAAAGATGCGTTGACGAAGCAGGTTTTGACATTGTCGAAATACACGGTGCTCACATGTACTTATTAGATCAATTCTTGCAAGAATCTTCTAACCAAAGAACTGATGAATATGGTGGATCCATCGAAAATAGGGCAAGATTTATGTTGGAAGTTGTCGATGCAGTTGTTGCAGCCATTGGTGCAGATAAGGTTGCTATTAGACTATCTCCATATGCAGAGTTCCAAGGTGCTTTGGGTTACAAATCCAGAATCAATCCAATTGTAACTTGGGGTTATGTTTTAAGTGAATTGGAGAGAAGAGCCAAGGAGGGTAACAGATTAGCATATGTCTCCGTCGTCGAGCCAAGAGTGTCTGGTATTTTCGATAACCCAGATGCTGCAAAGATTGATTTCACTTGGCCAGATCTGATTTGGAAAGGTCCAATCATCAGAGCCGGTGGTTATCTCGATCCAGAAAACCTCTCCAAATTAGCAAACGCTGTCAACAAAGATGACCACACGTTGATTGCTACAGCAAGATACTACACTTCAAACCCAGATCTAGTCAACAGGTTGAAGAATGGCTACCCATTGACTCCTTACAACAGAGCAGATTTCTATAGAATAGGCTCAAACATTGGTTACTTAAACTACACTGCTTAcggtgaagaagaagaccaTACTAAAGATGACGTTGAGCCAAAAGCGCTTTTTTAA